In the genome of Paenibacillus sp. FSL R5-0766, one region contains:
- a CDS encoding NAD(P)/FAD-dependent oxidoreductase — protein sequence MSSIPKIVILGAGYGGILTAQRLQKELNYNEADVTLVNRHDYHYITTHLHMPAAGTDTIEHARVPISKLIDEFKIDLVKSSVKEIRLQDRKIILEDGTLSYDYLIIGLGGEPETFGIPGMLDHAMTIRSINSVRLIREHIEYQFAMYKNDNKRNRIRFVVGGAGFSGVEFVAELADRIPQLCKEFDVNPKHVHIYNVEAAPSALPGFDPELVEHAMNVLKKKGVTFKIGVPIKQCLPDGVIVGEGEKLDAATVVWTGGIRGNSLLEQAGLEVMRGRVKVDDYLRAPGHEHVYVIGDNSLVFNAEGRPYPPTAQIAMQQGVNCAKNVVASIRKKQPQPFVFTSKGTVASLGKGEAIAVVGGKKYKGWKAAQLKKLVDLRYLFIIGGIPLVLKKGRFFG from the coding sequence ATGAGCAGTATTCCCAAAATCGTCATCCTCGGCGCGGGCTATGGCGGGATTCTGACAGCCCAGCGGCTGCAGAAGGAATTGAACTATAACGAGGCCGACGTCACATTGGTAAATCGGCATGATTATCATTATATTACTACACATCTACATATGCCGGCAGCCGGCACGGATACCATTGAGCATGCAAGAGTGCCCATTTCCAAGCTGATTGATGAGTTCAAGATTGATCTGGTCAAGTCTTCCGTGAAGGAGATTCGTCTGCAGGATCGGAAGATTATTCTGGAGGACGGCACGTTATCCTATGATTATCTGATTATTGGACTAGGCGGTGAGCCTGAGACCTTCGGTATTCCGGGGATGCTCGATCACGCCATGACAATCCGCAGCATTAACTCGGTCAGACTGATTCGTGAACACATCGAATATCAATTTGCGATGTACAAAAACGATAACAAACGAAATCGTATTCGGTTTGTCGTAGGTGGAGCGGGTTTCAGTGGTGTTGAATTCGTAGCTGAACTTGCAGATCGTATTCCACAGCTGTGCAAGGAGTTCGACGTGAATCCGAAACACGTGCATATCTACAATGTAGAGGCAGCACCTTCGGCTTTGCCTGGATTTGATCCGGAATTGGTAGAACATGCGATGAATGTGCTCAAGAAGAAGGGCGTTACTTTCAAGATTGGTGTTCCAATCAAGCAATGTCTCCCGGACGGGGTTATTGTGGGTGAGGGTGAAAAGCTCGATGCGGCTACAGTCGTATGGACCGGCGGTATTCGCGGTAACTCACTACTGGAACAGGCAGGTCTTGAAGTGATGCGAGGACGTGTGAAAGTAGACGACTACTTGCGTGCTCCAGGGCATGAGCATGTCTATGTCATTGGTGATAATTCACTTGTGTTCAATGCTGAAGGACGGCCTTATCCGCCAACAGCCCAGATTGCGATGCAGCAGGGTGTGAATTGCGCCAAGAACGTCGTGGCATCCATTCGCAAGAAACAGCCACAACCTTTTGTATTTACAAGCAAAGGCACGGTTGCCTCATTGGGTAAAGGTGAAGCCATTGCCGTTGTAGGCGGCAAGAAATACAAGGGCTGGAAAGCAGCTCAGTTGAAGAAGCTGGTTGATCTGCGTTATCTGTTCATCATTGGTGGTATTCCGCTAGTCCTGAAGAAAGGGCGGTTTTTTGGATGA
- a CDS encoding YheC/YheD family protein, giving the protein MSRQLASKWRKTAALMKYPVAAVHIPQTKAFNSGNLLQMLSRYGMVYVKPIVGGGGYGVIRVSASGGAYRYTHMKTTRSFASFSLMYRSLVRVKARRKYLIQQGIHLATIQGRPVDYRVKVVKTERGWVFRSLVGRLARPGLCVTNLSKGGTMLSGRRALGLSLPHISGRHKRREMRSLTLTCTYIMESQFPGVGQLGFDYGLDYSGKIWILEVNTRPQ; this is encoded by the coding sequence ATGTCGAGACAACTTGCAAGCAAATGGCGGAAGACAGCGGCTCTGATGAAATACCCGGTAGCTGCTGTCCATATCCCACAGACCAAGGCATTCAACTCGGGTAATCTGCTGCAAATGCTTAGTCGTTATGGAATGGTGTATGTCAAACCTATTGTCGGTGGTGGAGGTTACGGTGTCATCCGGGTATCGGCGAGCGGTGGGGCTTATCGATACACCCATATGAAAACGACCCGTTCTTTCGCCAGTTTCAGTCTGATGTATCGCTCTCTGGTGCGTGTAAAGGCTAGACGCAAGTACTTGATCCAGCAAGGCATTCATCTGGCAACGATTCAAGGGAGACCTGTTGATTACAGAGTTAAAGTTGTCAAAACCGAACGAGGCTGGGTATTCCGTTCTTTAGTAGGACGACTCGCTCGTCCCGGGCTCTGTGTGACGAATCTGAGCAAGGGTGGCACCATGTTATCCGGAAGGCGAGCTCTTGGTTTATCCCTGCCACATATATCCGGTCGGCACAAACGCCGGGAGATGCGTTCACTTACACTGACATGTACGTACATTATGGAAAGTCAGTTCCCTGGTGTAGGTCAGCTTGGATTTGATTATGGACTGGATTATTCAGGCAAGATCTGGATTTTGGAAGTGAATACCAGACCCCAATAG
- a CDS encoding sporulation histidine kinase inhibitor Sda, which yields MAMLSDEMLLDSYHKAIELNLERDFIALLLAEIHKRKLGTDVSAILH from the coding sequence ATGGCTATGTTATCCGATGAGATGTTGTTGGATTCCTACCATAAAGCGATTGAGTTGAATCTCGAACGAGATTTCATCGCACTGCTGTTGGCAGAAATCCATAAGCGCAAACTGGGTACCGACGTATCTGCCATTCTTCACTAG
- the hemQ gene encoding hydrogen peroxide-dependent heme synthase — protein MNEAASTLEGWYALHDFRSINWAAWKAADDEERAVALDELQEFWKEWKEVEDSSKGSTVVYTVVGQKADLVMMHLRETLEDLKAVENAFNKTMFAQYTTKSYSYVSVVELSNYLGKEGEDPMQNPDIIARLKPVLPQRQYICFYPMNKKRELNDNWYMLSMDERRTMMRSHGMIGRSYAGKVKQIITGSVGFDDWEWGVTLFADDALQFKKLVYEMRFDEVSARYGEFGSFYVGSLLNEGTLEDMLKL, from the coding sequence ATGAACGAAGCCGCATCAACACTGGAGGGCTGGTACGCCCTGCATGATTTTCGCTCGATTAACTGGGCCGCCTGGAAAGCAGCAGATGATGAAGAACGCGCTGTAGCACTGGACGAGCTTCAGGAATTCTGGAAAGAATGGAAAGAAGTCGAGGATTCATCCAAAGGAAGTACCGTTGTATATACGGTTGTAGGTCAAAAAGCAGACCTCGTCATGATGCACCTGCGTGAAACGCTGGAAGATCTGAAGGCTGTTGAGAACGCGTTTAACAAAACGATGTTTGCCCAATACACAACCAAATCGTATTCCTACGTCAGTGTAGTGGAACTGAGCAACTATCTTGGCAAAGAAGGCGAAGACCCGATGCAAAATCCGGATATTATCGCCCGTCTGAAACCTGTTCTGCCACAACGACAATACATCTGCTTCTATCCGATGAACAAAAAACGTGAGCTGAATGACAACTGGTACATGCTTTCCATGGACGAGCGTCGCACCATGATGCGCAGTCACGGCATGATTGGCCGCAGCTATGCGGGTAAAGTGAAACAGATCATTACCGGCTCTGTCGGTTTCGACGACTGGGAATGGGGCGTTACGTTATTTGCGGATGATGCACTTCAGTTCAAAAAACTCGTCTATGAGATGCGTTTCGATGAAGTTAGCGCCCGTTATGGCGAATTCGGTTCGTTCTATGTGGGAAGTCTGTTGAACGAAGGAACACTGGAAGACATGCTTAAGCTGTAA
- a CDS encoding NAD(P)/FAD-dependent oxidoreductase: MTAQNSSHDMTDLLIIGGGPAGLFAAFYGGMRQASVTLVESMPQLGGQLAALYPEKYIYDVAGFPKVTAQELVNNLVEQMNHFNPNIRLEEKVVSVEKKDEQHFIVKTDENEYHAKAVIITAGVGAFEPRRLELEGAAKFEKSNLHYFISDLNAFAGKKVLISGGGDSAVDWALMLEPIAEQVTLIHRRDKFRAHEHSVENLMNSKVNVVTPTEITELHGDDTITKVTLSHVKTKETQEIEVDDVIVNFGFVSSLGPIAEWGIEIDSNSIVVDSRMETSIPGIFAAGDITTYPGKLKLIAVGFGEAPTAVNNAKVYFDPDAKLSPGHSSNMKR, encoded by the coding sequence TTGACTGCACAAAATTCCAGTCATGATATGACTGATTTACTTATTATCGGTGGAGGCCCTGCGGGTCTGTTCGCCGCGTTTTATGGTGGGATGCGTCAGGCATCCGTTACACTGGTTGAAAGTATGCCACAGCTTGGCGGACAACTTGCCGCTCTTTACCCGGAGAAATACATCTATGATGTAGCCGGATTCCCGAAAGTAACAGCTCAGGAACTGGTGAATAACCTCGTTGAGCAAATGAATCATTTTAACCCGAACATCCGCCTTGAAGAAAAGGTTGTATCGGTGGAGAAAAAGGATGAACAACATTTCATCGTGAAGACGGATGAGAATGAATATCATGCCAAAGCCGTCATTATTACAGCTGGTGTAGGTGCATTCGAACCACGTCGCCTGGAGCTTGAAGGTGCTGCCAAGTTCGAGAAGAGCAACCTGCACTACTTCATCAGTGATCTGAATGCCTTCGCTGGCAAAAAGGTACTGATCAGTGGCGGCGGTGACTCCGCGGTAGACTGGGCACTCATGCTGGAGCCTATCGCTGAGCAAGTGACGCTGATCCATCGCCGGGACAAGTTCCGTGCGCATGAGCACAGTGTCGAAAACCTGATGAATTCCAAGGTGAATGTCGTTACACCGACCGAAATCACGGAACTTCACGGAGATGACACGATTACCAAAGTAACCCTTTCCCATGTGAAAACCAAAGAAACTCAGGAAATCGAAGTAGATGATGTGATCGTTAACTTTGGATTTGTCTCTTCTCTCGGACCGATTGCCGAATGGGGAATCGAAATTGATAGTAACTCCATCGTTGTTGATTCCCGCATGGAAACATCCATTCCAGGAATCTTCGCTGCCGGTGATATCACAACATATCCGGGTAAACTGAAACTGATCGCTGTCGGATTCGGCGAAGCTCCAACAGCTGTCAACAATGCGAAGGTATACTTCGATCCGGATGCCAAGTTGTCCCCAGGACACAGCAGTAACATGAAACGCTAG
- a CDS encoding Ppx/GppA phosphatase family protein produces the protein MTRTNETLGIIDIGSNSIRLVIYELDQDAAYRIIHEDKYAARLSSVVESDGTILRHSLDKAITILSQFKATCEAYQTKLIRAAATAAIRNASNVLEIIEWLETETGLTIECVSGDREAYYGFLGVTQSIDLADGYVVDIGGGSTEITVFRDRKRLHSISLPIGAVNSHARYGGEDQWTEENANALCNEVIEALRGQDWIREHPGLPLIGLGGTMRTLAKVEQKRTQYSLPVSHHYEISEEAMENIARSLPHLTSAQRKKVPGLAKDRADIIVPGVLILRTVFQLIQGDRYVVSGAGLRDGLLRDYMAGGQPVVPDALKDSIRNFIHFGPPIPEKRLQRIHQDTVTLYTALQGTPPDQADARILYASSMLHMAGKQINYFRYTQHSAYWIMNSSIYGLSHRETILSASAADYHPKKRTPQLLNKHRDILKNSDERHAHRIGSLLRVAEAINRSESIAAIKATKENDSLQVQFTCTAEPLLELDGLEEAVKDLKEAWGVTLTHSIQQASKG, from the coding sequence ATGACACGTACTAATGAAACCTTAGGAATTATTGATATCGGCTCGAACTCCATTCGTCTAGTTATCTATGAACTGGATCAGGACGCAGCCTATCGCATCATTCATGAAGACAAATACGCCGCTCGTCTGAGCAGCGTTGTTGAGTCCGATGGAACCATTCTGCGCCATTCTCTGGATAAAGCCATCACCATCTTGAGTCAATTCAAAGCGACCTGCGAAGCGTACCAGACCAAACTGATTCGCGCAGCAGCTACCGCAGCTATTCGTAATGCAAGCAATGTCCTGGAGATTATTGAATGGCTGGAGACAGAGACGGGGCTTACCATTGAATGTGTATCGGGAGATCGGGAGGCCTATTATGGGTTCCTTGGTGTCACTCAATCCATTGATCTGGCAGACGGTTACGTCGTGGATATTGGAGGCGGCAGCACAGAGATCACGGTCTTTCGGGATCGGAAAAGGTTACATAGCATCTCCCTCCCTATTGGTGCAGTGAATTCACATGCCCGTTACGGGGGCGAAGATCAGTGGACCGAGGAAAATGCAAATGCATTATGCAACGAAGTCATTGAGGCTCTCCGTGGACAGGATTGGATTCGTGAGCATCCCGGTCTGCCACTCATCGGACTTGGTGGCACAATGCGTACACTCGCCAAAGTGGAACAGAAGCGTACCCAGTATTCTTTGCCTGTCAGCCATCATTATGAGATCAGTGAGGAAGCGATGGAGAACATTGCTCGCTCCTTGCCACATCTCACCTCGGCACAGCGCAAAAAGGTACCTGGGCTCGCCAAAGATCGCGCAGACATCATTGTGCCCGGCGTACTGATCCTGCGAACCGTCTTCCAGTTAATACAGGGAGATCGTTATGTGGTTAGTGGTGCGGGTCTACGAGACGGGTTGTTGCGTGATTACATGGCTGGAGGTCAGCCGGTCGTTCCGGACGCGCTGAAGGACAGTATCCGCAACTTTATCCATTTTGGTCCGCCTATTCCAGAGAAACGTCTGCAACGGATTCATCAGGATACGGTTACTCTGTATACGGCATTACAAGGTACCCCTCCTGATCAAGCAGATGCCCGAATCCTGTATGCATCCTCCATGCTGCACATGGCAGGTAAACAGATTAACTATTTCCGTTATACACAGCACTCGGCCTATTGGATTATGAATTCGAGCATTTATGGACTTTCTCATCGGGAGACCATTCTAAGTGCCAGTGCAGCTGATTATCATCCCAAAAAAAGAACGCCCCAGCTGCTGAATAAGCACCGGGACATTCTGAAAAACTCGGATGAGCGGCATGCTCATCGTATTGGCTCTCTGCTGCGCGTAGCGGAAGCCATCAATCGATCCGAGAGCATCGCTGCGATCAAAGCAACAAAAGAAAACGACTCGCTGCAGGTGCAATTCACCTGTACAGCTGAGCCGTTACTGGAACTTGATGGCCTGGAAGAGGCCGTCAAGGATCTGAAGGAAGCCTGGGGAGTTACGTTAACGCACTCCATTCAGCAGGCTTCCAAGGGATAA
- a CDS encoding sigma-70 family RNA polymerase sigma factor has product MSGAHDTKPVYPDKQERITNFENTYELYRQRICKYFSLKLNPMVADDLTQQVFLKAVENLHRFQGKSNLFTWIFKIAQNTVKNEYRRLSRKKETPFDFTEYESQSISLEFTKYVDFRIDIGVALKKLNETDQEIIALRFFVDCTLLEISKIVGMRESAVKNRLYRALEKLKKELKEWGGVTIMSIQDLISIVNKGENERLNNTPNKVHHDLFNELSDHIERISLKYNYHPTRKVTIEVYPDMPSFHQAVGEADAPNWFMGTYEGSILKIVSPLNPGPEHTYQSILKGTVHLFAMWLISEINPKAPKWIRQGIGGYEAKLMTQDFIEGSTEESIHNLEIPTFEQLDNDTWEFETMKGFQFSFLFVEFVVQQYGIDQLNKLIRDPQDFNGIFQCSEKELHQKMVEFISK; this is encoded by the coding sequence ATGTCAGGAGCTCATGACACAAAACCTGTTTATCCGGATAAACAGGAACGTATCACTAACTTTGAAAACACTTATGAGCTGTATCGTCAAAGAATTTGCAAGTACTTTTCGCTGAAATTGAATCCGATGGTTGCAGATGATTTGACTCAACAGGTGTTTTTAAAAGCAGTCGAGAATCTTCACCGATTCCAAGGGAAATCAAATTTATTTACATGGATATTCAAGATTGCTCAGAATACAGTGAAAAACGAATATCGAAGATTATCGCGAAAAAAAGAAACGCCGTTTGATTTTACGGAATATGAATCACAGTCGATCTCCCTTGAATTTACGAAGTATGTTGATTTTCGAATTGATATCGGAGTTGCGCTGAAAAAGTTAAATGAAACCGACCAGGAAATCATTGCATTACGCTTTTTTGTGGACTGCACATTGCTTGAAATTTCTAAGATTGTAGGGATGCGTGAGAGTGCAGTAAAAAACAGACTCTATAGAGCTTTGGAAAAACTTAAAAAGGAACTGAAAGAATGGGGAGGCGTTACGATCATGTCTATTCAAGATTTGATTTCAATTGTTAATAAGGGTGAAAACGAGCGATTGAACAATACGCCCAATAAAGTACACCATGATTTGTTTAATGAACTAAGTGATCATATTGAACGAATCTCGCTAAAGTACAATTATCATCCAACGCGAAAAGTAACGATTGAAGTATATCCTGATATGCCATCGTTTCACCAAGCGGTCGGAGAAGCAGATGCTCCGAATTGGTTCATGGGTACCTATGAAGGGAGTATTCTCAAAATTGTATCTCCATTAAATCCAGGACCGGAGCATACCTATCAATCGATTCTTAAAGGTACGGTTCACTTGTTCGCCATGTGGCTAATAAGTGAAATTAATCCGAAGGCTCCGAAATGGATAAGGCAAGGAATTGGTGGATATGAAGCCAAGCTCATGACTCAGGACTTTATTGAAGGTTCAACAGAAGAGTCTATTCACAATTTAGAGATCCCAACGTTCGAACAATTAGATAATGATACCTGGGAATTCGAAACGATGAAGGGTTTTCAGTTTTCGTTCCTATTTGTGGAGTTTGTTGTTCAACAATATGGAATAGACCAGTTAAACAAATTGATCCGTGACCCTCAGGATTTTAATGGTATTTTTCAATGTTCCGAGAAGGAATTACATCAGAAGATGGTAGAGTTTATAAGTAAGTAA
- a CDS encoding helicase DnaB: MRMKNLHHYTEHHRYCVYREFGLSALDDRMLTGAYQPMVGAFAVGLYRLLFQHLPGEQVGYSPLEQQRRLFMTLGLEPSEKGRKYLLEQTSKLEAVGLLQTSRLYIPENDDYIYEYELQPPLSPAEFFRTQHLTLLLRDKIGKFAVLSLRSGFSAVENGDAPYPAANKENISVPFYDIFELNTHVIDYELEQALSEVSTTAQRTGTNDAAEENSLNYADIILRFPRESVNRRHVEQLRFDHEQLGIVNYVVNKFNLSVQDVCRLLDEDDIFSPQGQLILDDLQHKASMQFRQTKKRHEQQTVQAAKVVALRQHMEEPERKEDSGEPPVEHGVQMEYYVEVPPQFMTKCDIHQYNMMLRNEPYTRLLQTFFPGAVPDNLIDIFEKIDLSYKLPGEVINVLIHYLMALLVTGGEQRINRNFVEAIASNMLLKQVNSYEKAVQYIRDQAKVKGKQAAGAAGTRTRTYGKGTKAKPEIPIVQDISTDGDAVSEEEFEEMMRFAQQMQASKQKGTS, translated from the coding sequence ATGCGCATGAAGAATCTGCACCATTATACTGAACATCATCGCTACTGCGTATACAGGGAGTTTGGACTTAGCGCCCTGGATGACCGTATGCTTACAGGAGCATATCAGCCCATGGTAGGTGCTTTTGCGGTTGGCTTGTATCGGCTGTTGTTTCAGCATCTTCCCGGTGAACAGGTTGGTTATTCGCCGCTTGAACAGCAACGGAGGCTGTTCATGACACTTGGGCTAGAGCCAAGTGAGAAAGGGCGCAAATATTTGTTAGAGCAGACATCCAAGCTTGAGGCAGTGGGGCTACTTCAGACTTCACGGCTATATATACCGGAAAATGATGATTACATCTACGAATATGAGCTGCAACCGCCGCTCTCTCCGGCAGAGTTTTTCCGGACACAGCATTTGACACTGCTGCTTCGTGACAAGATAGGCAAATTCGCCGTCCTTTCCCTGCGTTCGGGTTTCTCGGCAGTGGAAAATGGGGACGCGCCTTATCCGGCAGCCAATAAAGAGAATATTTCCGTTCCCTTTTACGATATATTTGAATTGAATACCCACGTGATTGATTACGAGTTGGAGCAGGCTTTGTCGGAAGTATCAACTACGGCCCAGCGGACAGGCACGAATGATGCAGCGGAAGAAAACAGTTTGAACTATGCCGACATTATTTTGCGTTTCCCGCGGGAGTCGGTCAATCGTCGTCATGTAGAACAATTGCGATTTGATCATGAACAACTAGGCATTGTAAATTATGTCGTGAACAAGTTTAATCTCAGTGTGCAGGATGTATGCCGACTGCTGGATGAAGATGATATTTTCAGTCCACAGGGCCAGCTGATTCTGGATGACCTCCAGCATAAGGCGAGCATGCAGTTTAGACAGACGAAGAAGCGTCATGAACAACAGACTGTACAGGCAGCCAAGGTCGTGGCACTGAGACAGCATATGGAGGAGCCTGAACGGAAAGAGGACTCTGGTGAACCACCTGTTGAGCATGGAGTGCAGATGGAATATTACGTCGAAGTACCTCCGCAATTTATGACCAAGTGTGATATTCATCAATACAATATGATGTTGCGCAATGAGCCATACACACGTCTGTTGCAGACATTTTTCCCGGGCGCAGTACCGGACAATCTGATCGATATATTTGAGAAAATTGATCTGAGCTACAAGTTGCCGGGAGAAGTCATCAATGTACTCATTCATTATTTGATGGCATTACTTGTAACCGGCGGAGAGCAGCGGATTAACCGTAACTTCGTTGAGGCCATTGCCTCCAACATGTTGCTTAAGCAGGTAAACTCATATGAGAAAGCTGTGCAATATATTCGCGATCAGGCCAAGGTCAAAGGCAAACAGGCTGCTGGTGCAGCTGGAACCCGTACCCGTACATACGGCAAAGGAACCAAAGCCAAGCCCGAAATTCCGATTGTACAAGACATAAGCACTGATGGAGACGCCGTATCCGAGGAAGAGTTTGAAGAGATGATGAGATTCGCCCAGCAGATGCAGGCGAGTAAGCAAAAAGGCACTTCTTAA
- a CDS encoding Type 1 glutamine amidotransferase-like domain-containing protein: protein MKTHYYFSWFNHFFPEKLVHCLQEDIQDRKSLVMISANPSGYKDEQVNFDDISEWTWLNQANIIFDEYHFIDYRMQKEDAQRFIQNASVIFLCGGYPVLQNDFLAEYELSNVIKNSNAIIMGASAGALNMAAKWLSLNNTDEVETSTIYDGIGFDHFAYESHSQRDYATFVQGYLSPLSEEIEIYAAEQESAIRVKDGKIEIMGPVYLISHSKIQKLVETL, encoded by the coding sequence TTGAAAACTCACTACTATTTCAGTTGGTTTAATCATTTTTTTCCTGAGAAGCTGGTCCATTGTTTGCAGGAGGATATACAAGACAGAAAATCGCTTGTTATGATTAGTGCTAATCCGTCTGGTTATAAAGATGAGCAAGTTAACTTTGATGATATTTCTGAATGGACATGGTTGAATCAGGCTAACATTATTTTTGATGAATATCATTTCATCGATTACCGTATGCAGAAAGAAGATGCTCAGCGATTCATTCAGAACGCTTCTGTCATTTTTTTATGTGGTGGATATCCTGTTTTGCAGAATGATTTTTTGGCGGAATATGAATTATCCAATGTTATTAAGAATAGCAATGCCATTATAATGGGTGCAAGCGCCGGTGCGTTAAACATGGCTGCAAAATGGTTAAGCTTGAATAACACTGATGAAGTTGAAACAAGTACTATTTATGATGGTATTGGCTTTGATCATTTTGCCTACGAATCTCATTCTCAACGCGATTACGCCACGTTTGTTCAAGGCTACCTGTCCCCCTTGTCTGAAGAGATTGAAATTTATGCGGCAGAACAGGAGAGCGCTATACGTGTAAAGGACGGCAAAATAGAAATAATGGGACCTGTATATTTAATTTCCCACTCAAAGATTCAGAAGTTGGTTGAGACGCTCTAA
- a CDS encoding YuiB family protein produces the protein MQFIPVLVLMVLFFVMMFGIGFILNMLMKTTWFPSYLFIIVILPIVVYSLWDHSSSLMSHLGSFQIVDYMTGIAGLAGAVISGWTIQKLRLGGYRMF, from the coding sequence ATGCAATTTATACCTGTGTTGGTATTGATGGTATTATTTTTCGTTATGATGTTTGGTATCGGTTTCATTCTGAACATGCTGATGAAGACTACCTGGTTTCCTTCCTATCTGTTCATCATTGTAATTCTGCCTATTGTTGTGTACTCTCTATGGGATCATTCGTCATCTCTGATGTCACATCTGGGTTCTTTCCAGATTGTAGACTATATGACGGGCATCGCTGGACTGGCTGGTGCGGTAATCAGTGGCTGGACGATTCAGAAGTTACGTTTGGGTGGGTACAGAATGTTTTAG